A single region of the Podospora pseudopauciseta strain CBS 411.78 chromosome 1, whole genome shotgun sequence genome encodes:
- a CDS encoding hypothetical protein (EggNog:ENOG503NVCK; COG:E), with amino-acid sequence MSFLCRLMPRAFRRRTGAKMTVVHMSRNAATATQTTTAATSTPANITNSDDLSQLNHDQIVFILPATRTNVPSGDGYLIYSLIEASPETIKIDNSDGVDEKQQPFKLEVTHASQLPKDPDLAQLLLPQHPTDGEGSQLPPPHLRSDTHIIVSTRSGIRLAVPFYEVVLRPLLDALGLEDNPKSERGYRYEVTITENEHTIRDFASTHLSKDRTRKRTVVLLSGDGGVVDLLNGIGEAQEHHDTNEVPTVGILPLGTGNALFHSLHKLEYGRYPEGKGPSSLVLGLRTLFTGRPERLPTFRAEFSRGAKLIGAPKPIVKDGEVEDEVGKGLKEVDHLVGAIVASYGFHASLVWESDTPAYRVHGDKRFGMAAGELLKESHAYDADVEVRLKGQEEFKPLVRKGKGEEGGKYDYVLATMVSNLEKTFTVSPDSKPFEGQLRLVHFGDVGGEKTMEIMQAAYRGGEHIKMEEVGYEEVEAVKVVIKEEDPRWRKVCIDGTIVEVEKGGWMKVRRERRERLKVLVE; translated from the coding sequence ATGTCGTTCCTTTGCAGGCTCATGCCCCGAGCCTTCAGAAGGCGCACAGGCGCCAAAATGACTGTCGTTCACATGTCGAGAAATGCTGCCACAGCGACCCAGACgacaacagcagccacatcaacaccagccaacatcaccaacagcgATGATCTCAGCCAACTCAACCATGATCAAATTGTGTTCATTCTGCCTGCCACCAGAACAAACGTCCCCAGTGGCGACGGTTACTTGATCTACAGCCTCATCGAGGCGTCGCCTGAAACCATCAAAATCGACAATAGTGATGGTGTGGATGAAAAGCAACAGCCCTTCAAGCTCGAGGTAACACACGCCTCGCAACTACCGAAGGATCCGGACCTCGCCCAGCTCTTACTACCACAACACCCGACAGACGGGGAAGGATCCCAGCTCCCGCCGCCACATCTCCGATCGGACACCCACATCATTGTTAGTACCAGATCTGGCATCCGACTGGCTGTTCCCTTTTACGAGGTGGTTCTGAGGCCGTTGTTGGATGCGCTCGGACTTGAGGATAACCCAAAGTCCGAGCGGGGTTATCGATATGAGGTGACCATCACGGAAAACGAGCACACAATTCGGGATTTTGCCTCGACACATCTCTCCAAGGATAGGACGAGAAAGAGGACGGTTGTGCTGCTGagtggggatggaggggtggtggactTGCTGAATGGGATTGGGGAGGCGCAGGAGCATCATGATACCAATGAGGTGCCCACTGTTGGGATTTTGCCGTTGGGAACGGGGAATGCGCTTTTTCACAGCTTGCACAAGCTTGAATATGGGAGGTATCCAGAGGGGAAGGGGCCAAGCTCGTTGGTTTTGGGGCTGAGGACTTTGTTTACGGGGCGGCCGGAGAGGTTGCCGACTTTTAGGGCCGAGTTTTCTAGGGGGGCGAAGTTGATCGGGGCGCCCAAGCCGATTGTGAAGgacggggaggtggaggatgaggttggaaaagggttgaaggaggtggaTCATCTTGTGGGCGCGATTGTGGCTTCTTATGGGTTTCATGCAAGTTTGGTTTGGGAGAGTGATACACCTGCATATAGGGTTCATGGGGATAAGAGGTTCgggatggcggcgggggagttGTTAAAGGAGTCGCATGCCTATGATGCTGATGTCGAAGTGCGGCTGAAGGGTCAGGAGGAATTCAAGCcgttggtgaggaaggggaaaggtgaggaaggtggaAAATATGACTATGTGCTGGCAACCATGGTGTCAAACTTGGAGAAGACGTTTACGGTCAGTCCGGATAGCAAGCCGTTCGAGGGACAGCTGAGGTTGGTGCATTTTGGGGATGTGGGCGGGGAGAAGACGATGGAGATTATGCAGGCGGCCTACAGGGGAGGGGAGCACATCAAGATGGAGGAAGTTGGGtatgaggaggttgaggctgTAAAGGTAGTTATCAAAGAGGAAGATCCTAGGTGGCGGAAGGTGTGCATCGATGGCACTATTGTAgaggttgagaaggggggcTGGATGAAGGTtagaagggagaggagggagagacTGAAGGTTTTAGTTGAATAA
- the TRM1 gene encoding RNA methyltransferase tRNA(m5U54)methyltransferase (EggNog:ENOG503NUG5; BUSCO:EOG09261H5E; COG:J), with protein MRLSLFSASYRSIVGNFYRPRRSYYLPHVSAFPLFKRTHSVLCAMSDDELPGLDATPANGQRIKHDNVIYTTVKEGLAHILVPEQKDAKDGQEVQQVFYNPIQQFNRDLTVLAMKAYGKEKVKQKKVASEARSGKFAEKKRKRKEQTQSERPAKSPKLGDDAGAEEAVGESAVAPADTEMPDAKELEPAIPEQDKELGAQPSNGADAAKEKKSSGVEFTILDALSASGLRALRYAHEIPFLTKVTSNDLLKVATESIQRNAIHNGLADKISVSHDDALAHMYSVVVDELRKRSGRAGKAIIASNKYDVIDLDPYGSAAPFLDAAVQAIRDDGGLLCVTCTDSGVWASNGYPEKCYALYGGVPVKGWYSHEVGLRIVLHSIETAAAKYGLAIEPLLSLSVDYYMRVFVRVTRSPAMVKFQGGKNMVVYSCGGGCGSWTTQLLMKNKPAPNKKGSGIFYKHGFTKAPTAPPLCDHCGSVTHLAGPMYAGRIHDPEFVQKVIDEANEASPEIYGTLPRVKGMLYTALEEFLPTPQEVEAQKDSGKLGKVVKKKVTEAELAAIDPYPFYFYPAQVAGLMNCQSPPEAHLKGALKGLGYRVTRSHCKAGSIKTDAPWSVIFHVFREWVRQKAPVKEANIKEGSLAWRLLRLGEKQETTEGGLTEPTKVDDAVSKITEVVFDEELGREENKQKLVRYQMNPKENWGPMSRATGK; from the coding sequence ATGCGCCTGAGCCTGTTCTCGGCCTCCTATCGATCCATAGTCGGCAATTTCTACCGACCACGACGATCATACTACCTGCCTCACGTCTCGGCCTTCCCCCTGTTTAAACGCACCCACAGCGTTCTTTGCGCCATGTCCGACGACGAGCTTCCGGGCCTCGATGCCACGCCGGCCAACGGTCAGAGAATCAAGCACGACAACGTGATCTATACCACAGTGAAGGAAGGGCTCGCGCATATTCTCGTCCCCGAACAGAAAGATGCCAAGGATGGCCAGGAGGTGCAACAGGTCTTTTACAACCCAATCCAGCAATTCAACCGAGACTTGACAGTTCTGGCAATGAAGGCATatggaaaggaaaaggtgAAGCAGAAGAAAGTTGCGAGCGAAGCAAGGAGTGGCAAGTTtgccgagaagaagagaaaacgAAAGGAGCAGACGCAGAGCGAACGGCCTGCAAAGTCTCCTAAActcggtgatgatgctggcgccgaggaggctgTCGGCGAGTCTGCAGTTGCGCCAGCGGACACTGAGATGCCGGATgcgaaggagctggagccCGCAATCCCCGAACAAGATAAGGAACTGGGGGCTCAGCCAAGCAatggtgctgatgctgcgaaagagaagaagagctcTGGCGTGGAATTCACAATATTGGACGCTTTGTCTGCCAGCGGCCTTCGTGCTTTGCGCTATGCCCACGAAATCCCATTCCTCACCAAAGTAACCTCGAATGATCTCTTGAAGGTGGCCACCGAGTCAATCCAGCGCAATGCCATCCACAATGGCTTGGCTGACAAGATCAGTGTTTCCCACGACGATGCCCTTGCTCATATGTACTCGGTGGTTGTCGACGAGCTTCGCAAGCGCAGTGGGCGTGCTGGGAAGGCGATTATTGCCAGCAACAAGTACGACGTTATCGATCTTGACCCTTATGGAAGCGCTGCTCCGTTCCTTGATGCCGCTGTTCAAGCTATCAGGGACGATGGTGGGCTGCTTTGCGTCACCTGCACAGATTCTGGCGTTTGGGCCTCCAATGGCTATCCTGAAAAATGCTACGCGTTATACGGCGGTGTTCCGGTGAAGGGTTGGTACAGTCATGAGGTTGGGCTTCGTATTGTCCTGCATTCTATCGAGACCGCCGCAGCCAAGTACGGCCTCGCAATCGAGCCGCTCCTCTCACTATCAGTCGACTACTACATGAGAGTGTTTGTTCGCGTGACTAGGTCGCCAGCTATGGTCAAGTTCCAGGGAGGCAAGAATATGGTGGTTTATagttgtggtggaggatgcggtTCCTGGACCACCCAGCTTCTCATGAAGAATAAGCCAGCACCAAACAAGAAGGGAAGCGGCATTTTCTACAAGCACGGGTTTACGAAAGCGCCCACAGCGCCACCCCTTTGCGATCACTGTGGCTCGGTTACCCATCTTGCAGGGCCGATGTATGCAGGCCGGATCCATGACCCTGAGTTCGTTCAAAAGGTCATCGACGAGGCTAACGAGGCCTCACCCGAAATTTATGGAACACTCCCTAGAGTGAAGGGTATGCTGTACACAGCACTCGAGGAGTTCTTGCCGACTCCCCAAGAAGTCGAAGCTCAAAAGGACAGCGGCAAATTGGGCAaggtggtcaagaagaaggttaCGGAAGCTGAGCTGGCTGCCATTGACCCTTATCCTTTCTACTTCTACCCTGCGCAGGTGGCAGGCCTCATGAACTGCCAAAGCCCCCCAGAAGCACATTTGAAGGGCGCTCTCAAAGGTCTCGGGTATCGCGTTACTCGAAGCCATTGCAAGGCTGGCAGCATCAAGACCGATGCGCCATGGTCAGTCATCTTCCACGTCTTTCGAGAATGGGTCCGTCAAAAGGCACCTGTCAAGGAAGCCAATATCAAGGAGGGAAGTCTTGCCTGGAGACTTTTGCGCTTGGGGGAGAAGCAGGAGACAACCGAAGGGGGTCTCACGGAACCAACGAAAGTGGACGATGCGGTTTCCAAGATCACCGAGGTGGTCTTCGATGAGGAACTGGGCCGCGAGGAGAATAAGCAGAAGCTTGTGCGATACCAAATGAATCCGAAGGAGAACTGGGGCCCGATGAGCCGAGCCACTGGAAAGTGA